GGTCTGGCAGTTTGGAAAAGTTTCCGGCTTTTAAAGCAAAATATACCACAGCATTCGCGGTTTTAGGAAGCCGACCGGTGTATTGGTGAAAGACAGGGTTTCAGGTctgttcaggtaagacgattTGTCGCAGATTTTTATTCTAAAAGCTCtgtatgataaaagctccttggtatgatTTGATAGAAAAGTAAATCGTATCGTGATAAATTTTGACGCTACAATACAGAGTCAGTTTGTGGGTGGTCCAACTACATGCTTGGAAAAAGGTTTGAGgaggaaaaaagacaaaaaatgttcttttgaaaTTTCCGCTCCTAAGATGGAGGAAACTGTCGGACAAATTAGGAAGACGCAGAATGTCCTTGGAAAACGTAAACTACGGGGACCTGACAGGGGTTTCATgagttgttgttattttttttcctcaTAAGAATTTTGAGTATGCAAACGTGTTTGACTTGTATTCCAGTTGTATATGTAAgattatatatacacatgtagttcAGTGGTGTAAAAAAAGTCCATAATGGTTGTAAACGGCGCATTTTAAAAAGGTATCCTCCAAATCCCCCCGTCCGCCCCTTTTCCACAaacatctggtgttcattatgACGTGATGGATtttacggggaggttcagtaactgaTGATAATGCAGGTGACTACATCATGACTGGTTTAGGCAGTTGTTCTTTGTAACATGGGATTTTTTCAGCAGATCCATGCACCCCGATAAAACGAAGGCCATATAACTCGGAACTACGGGCTGAAAAGGATTATTTATCATCATTTGATTCAGAACTCAGCCATCAGATGTTGTTTATaaattatattttgtttccaattaTTGTATATACCATTTTATATCTCATtatttacttgaatgtgtattttgtttgtttcggggagacaacttgaAGAGGTGACCCGGCACCTGTTTTGTCCCACCCACCATTTTTCATATGGAAAGTCCAGTTAACAaatagacaacaaaaacacctaCGTGAAAGTCATCATAACTATAAATCAAGCTTCTTCTGaattaatgatttttttctattctctCCATAGAAATTGGACCACATAGAAGAGAATGGCATCAACAAGTGACGTACAGACTTTGGATGATGTCAGAAGAAAGGCAGAGAAGGGTTTTAATGGGCAATCTTCAAGAGAGGGGAAatactacaggtgtgaggagtgcagcaaacagttcagtcagctctgtaatctgaagactcacatgcgggctcacacaggggagaaaccctacaggtgtgaggagtgcagcaagcagttcagtcagctgggtcatctgaaggcTCACATTCAGAcgcacacaggtgagaaaccctacaggtgtgaggagtgcagcagccAGTTCAGTCACCTGGgcaatctgaagactcacatgcgtactcacacaggggagaaaccctacaagtgtgaggattgcagcaggcagttcagtcggctggggaatctgaagactcacatgttcactcacacaggagagaaaccttacaggtgtgaggagtgcagcaggcagttcagtcagctggttgttcttaagaaacacatgcgaactcacacaggtgagaagccttacaggtgtgaggagtgcagcaagcagttcagtaggcaGGGTGATcttaagactcacatgcggactcacacaggggagaaaccctacatgtgtgaggagtgtagcaagcagttcagccAGCTGGGCCATCTGAGGACCCACATgcgaacccacacaggggagaaaccctacaggtgtgaggagtgcagcagacagttccgTCATCTGTGTgatctgaaggctcacatgcggactcacacaggtgagaagccctacacgtgtgaggagtgtagcaagaaATTTACtcagctgagtaatctgaagagacacatgcagactcatacaggggagaaaccctacaagtgtaagTAGTGTAAGGGATAGTTCATTCAAATGGGTGGTCTAAAACGTCACTGATGCGCACTCACGCTGAGAAGAACATCTTTTAGTGCGAGATGTGctacaggcagttcagtgaactTTGCAGTCTTAGGAAGCACATATACAGACATGAACAAGAAAGCTCAGGACTAGGAAAGTACTCGGGAGATGTTGGTTATGTAGCCAATTTCAAGAAAGATATCCTACAAATATGGCCTACTTGTACATTTATGTTTTGTTCATCTTTTTGTGTGCTAGCATCTTTAACATTGTATATGCagctttttatttcattttaaattTTGTTATGGAGTATATTACTTTTCTTATCCGCTTACTTATATTTACTAAGTTTCTTAGAgtcatgtatgtttgatgtatACGTAACTTTATCTCAATGCGTATGCTGTGTTGTAACTTTTCATGTCCAATCAGTGCGGAACTAATCCAGGGATCGCATTATCTACGGCATGTGTGTAGCTGTGATAGCAATTAAAATGGTGAAAGCAGTTGTGCGAAGAATGACGTGTTTTGCCACTACTAACATCAATTGCCGCGTTGTAGAAAGTTGTATGTATTACAGCATTATTAGCGTATTAGCTAGCCCATAGATAtctttactcttcaagcagaggttcggatctggctgtttttttttggcgtGTTTTTACCAggcattctattttgtattattttcttcatgtctaccAGCCGTAGCTGATTTTTAGACATGAGCCAGAACTCTCTTATTATCTTATTACACTTTTCCTAGCTCATGCACCTTTACCTTTAATGGTAAGATGGCaagtgtttgtaagatgttttgtatacatgtagcggATACAAACTGCCAGAATCGAAAACTTTTGAAATCGTGTAAGAGCAAAGGACCGATGAAATTTAAAATTCGGATAACAGTTCATGTCAACCCAATGATCCGAAGTCATATTTTAAGTTATTATTAGTATTATTGTTTGTATTTGGTAGGGATATTAGAGGTCCGATAAGTCACATAGAAGCGTTATTGTGTTAGTTAGAAgcgttattgttgtttttattttatatgttacatttgtttatttacagtCATTTATTTtctgcaataaagttgtttgtttgatcCACATTTTACTGTTCGgatatgttttcggtagcgtttgtgcccgtgtgtgtgtgtttttgtgtgtgtgtttgtgtttgtgtgtgtgtgtgtgtttttgtatgtgtgtttgtgtgtgtgcgtatgtgtgtgtgtgtgtgtgtgtgtatgtatgtatgtatgtaattgaCCTGCATAACTCCAGTATGCGCAGCTGGATTGTCTAGGTATTTGGGCAGGTCTTGATTAGACCTTGAAAAGATTAGATTTTTGCATgatgttacggtactgcagtgaaacTTCTGGGTTtaatatctcgagttctgaacacgccatggtcgtgatttttaatgtacatttgttcTGAGATATCGATTGTAGAAGTGGAATAATTTATGAATGATGTACAGGTACCAGCcagctaaaaaaaaactttaaaacggTACAGGTGTACTTTATT
The sequence above is drawn from the Branchiostoma floridae strain S238N-H82 chromosome 17, Bfl_VNyyK, whole genome shotgun sequence genome and encodes:
- the LOC118404088 gene encoding protein krueppel-like, whose product is MRTHTGEKPYMCEECSKQFSQLGHLRTHMRTHTGEKPYRCEECSRQFRHLCDLKAHMRTHTGEKPYTCEECSKKFTQLSNLKRHMQTHTGEKPYKCK